The proteins below come from a single Fusobacterium nucleatum genomic window:
- a CDS encoding ABC transporter ATP-binding protein, which translates to MEKKDINIVNVNKSFDGVQILKDINLKIEQGEFFSIIGPSGCGKTTLLRMIAGFISPDSGAIYLGDENIVNLPPNLRNVNTIFQKYALFPHLNVFENVAFPLRLKKVEEKIINEEVTKYLKLVGLEEHSPKKISQLSGGQQQRVSIARALINKPGVLLLDEPLSALDAKLRQNLLIELDLIHDEVGITFIFITHDQQEALSISDRIAVMNAGKVLQVGTPAEVYEAPADTFVADFLGENNFFSGKVTEIINEELAKINLEGIGEIIIELDKKVNIGDKVTISLRPEKIRLSKREIKSTKNFVNSASVYVDEYIYSGFQSKYYVHLKNNENLKFKIFMQHAAFFDDNDEKAIWWDEDAYITWDAYDGYLVEVESEKK; encoded by the coding sequence TTGGAAAAAAAAGATATAAATATAGTTAATGTAAATAAAAGTTTTGATGGAGTTCAAATCTTAAAAGACATTAATTTAAAGATAGAACAAGGAGAATTTTTTTCTATAATAGGTCCATCAGGTTGTGGTAAAACGACACTTTTAAGAATGATAGCTGGTTTTATTTCACCAGATAGTGGTGCTATATATCTTGGAGATGAAAATATAGTTAACTTACCTCCTAATCTTAGAAATGTAAATACTATATTTCAAAAATATGCTCTATTTCCTCATTTGAATGTTTTTGAAAATGTAGCATTTCCTTTAAGGCTTAAAAAAGTTGAGGAGAAAATAATAAATGAAGAGGTAACAAAATATTTAAAACTTGTTGGCTTAGAAGAACATAGTCCTAAAAAAATTAGTCAATTATCAGGAGGACAACAACAAAGAGTTTCAATAGCAAGAGCTTTAATCAATAAGCCAGGAGTTCTATTGCTAGATGAACCTTTATCTGCTCTTGATGCAAAATTAAGACAAAATCTTCTGATAGAGCTTGACTTAATCCATGATGAAGTTGGGATAACTTTTATCTTTATTACCCATGACCAACAAGAAGCCCTTTCTATTTCAGATAGAATAGCAGTTATGAATGCAGGCAAAGTTTTGCAGGTTGGTACTCCTGCTGAGGTTTATGAAGCTCCAGCTGATACTTTTGTTGCAGACTTCTTAGGAGAAAATAATTTTTTCAGTGGAAAAGTGACTGAGATAATAAATGAAGAATTAGCTAAAATAAATTTAGAAGGCATAGGAGAAATAATTATTGAATTGGATAAAAAAGTTAATATTGGTGATAAGGTTACTATCTCTTTAAGACCTGAAAAAATTAGACTTTCAAAAAGAGAAATAAAAAGTACTAAGAATTTTGTAAATAGTGCTTCTGTTTATGTTGATGAGTATATTTATTCTGGTTTCCAAAGTAAATATTATGTACATCTAAAAAATAATGAGAATTTAAAATTTAAAATCTTTATGCAACATGCAGCTTTCTTTGATGATAATGATGAAAAAGCTATATGGTGGGATGAAGATGCCTATATCACTTGGGATGCCTATGATGGTTATCTGGTGGAGGTGGAAAGTGAAAAAAAATAG
- a CDS encoding ABC transporter permease — protein MSNKLDKRKTSFIIFILAMIFFYLPLIVLIIYSFNDGKGMIWNGFSLRWYKELFKHSNNIWKAFYYSIFIALISAFVSTVIGTFGAIALKWFDFKGKKYLKNLSVLPLVVPDIIIGVSLLIMFATLKFKLGITTIFIAHTTFNIPYVLFIVFSRLDEFDYSIVEAAYDLGATNRQTLTKVIIPMLLPAIISAFLMALTLSFDDFVITFFVSGPGSSTLPLRIYSMIRLGVSPVVNALSVILIVISILLTLSTKKLQKNFLK, from the coding sequence ATGTCTAATAAACTGGATAAAAGAAAAACATCTTTTATAATTTTTATTTTAGCTATGATATTTTTTTATCTACCACTTATAGTCTTAATTATATATTCTTTTAATGATGGCAAAGGAATGATTTGGAATGGTTTTTCACTAAGATGGTACAAAGAATTATTCAAACATTCTAACAATATCTGGAAGGCATTTTATTATAGTATATTTATAGCTCTTATTTCAGCATTTGTTTCAACTGTTATAGGTACTTTTGGTGCTATTGCTTTAAAATGGTTTGACTTCAAAGGTAAAAAATATTTAAAAAATCTGAGTGTTCTTCCTCTTGTAGTACCTGATATTATAATTGGAGTTTCACTCCTTATTATGTTTGCTACATTAAAATTTAAGTTGGGAATTACAACAATTTTTATTGCTCATACGACTTTTAATATTCCCTATGTCCTATTTATAGTTTTTTCAAGACTTGATGAATTTGATTATTCTATTGTTGAGGCAGCCTATGATTTAGGTGCAACAAATAGACAAACTTTAACAAAAGTTATTATTCCTATGTTACTACCAGCTATAATATCAGCATTTTTAATGGCTTTAACATTATCTTTTGATGATTTTGTAATAACATTCTTTGTTTCTGGTCCAGGTTCATCAACTTTACCACTTAGAATTTATTCTATGATAAGATTAGGAGTTTCCCCTGTTGTGAATGCTCTATCAGTGATATTAATTGTTATTTCAATTTTATTAACATTATCTACAAAGAAATTACAAAAAAATTTCTTAAAATAG
- a CDS encoding peptidylprolyl isomerase, giving the protein MKKIIKLFSILGLSLIFLVSCSSVKSTMKSVANVFKSPTKYNNVTATFVTTQGEITFFLYPEAAPLTVANFINLAKRGFYDNTKFTRSVDNFIVQGGDPTGTGMGGPGYTIPDEFVEWLDFYQPGMLAMANAGPNTGGSQFFFTFSPADWLNGIHTVFGEVRSEGDFQKIRKLEMGDVVKEVKISENGDFILSLFKDQVEQWNSILDIEYPNLKKVPIKDPNPQDVEAYKEELERLYTKKEKNNSDFEYPITKFIRKVFNKAGGYTPKAPVISN; this is encoded by the coding sequence ATGAAAAAAATAATTAAATTATTCAGCATTTTAGGGTTATCTCTTATATTTCTAGTAAGCTGTAGCTCTGTAAAATCTACAATGAAATCAGTTGCAAATGTATTTAAAAGCCCTACAAAATATAATAATGTAACTGCTACTTTTGTTACAACACAAGGAGAAATAACTTTCTTCCTATATCCAGAAGCAGCTCCTTTAACAGTTGCTAACTTTATAAACCTTGCAAAAAGAGGATTTTATGATAATACAAAATTTACTCGTTCTGTTGATAACTTCATAGTACAAGGTGGAGACCCTACTGGAACAGGAATGGGTGGACCAGGGTACACTATACCAGATGAATTTGTTGAATGGTTAGATTTCTATCAACCAGGAATGTTAGCTATGGCAAATGCAGGACCTAATACTGGTGGTTCTCAATTCTTCTTTACATTCTCACCAGCAGATTGGTTAAATGGAATACATACAGTTTTTGGTGAAGTTAGATCAGAAGGAGATTTCCAAAAGATTAGAAAGTTAGAAATGGGAGATGTCGTTAAAGAAGTTAAAATTTCTGAGAATGGAGATTTTATTTTATCATTATTTAAAGATCAAGTTGAGCAATGGAATAGTATTCTTGACATAGAATACCCTAATCTTAAAAAAGTTCCTATAAAAGATCCTAATCCTCAAGATGTAGAAGCTTATAAAGAAGAATTAGAAAGACTTTATACTAAAAAAGAAAAAAATAATAGTGATTTTGAATATCCTATAACTAAATTTATTAGAAAAGTATTCAATAAAGCTGGTGGATATACTCCGAAAGCACCTGTAATTAGTAATTAA
- a CDS encoding ABC transporter permease, which produces MKKNSKLGLSYSLPINIWLTIFFLIPILIILSYSFLKRGTYGGVEFKLSFETFSIFVDKVFLKILLNTIYISILITIFTVLLAIPISYYIARSRHKQELLFLIIIPFWTNFLVRIYSWIALLGNNGFINHFLMKLHIINEPIKMLYNVPAVVIISVYTSLPFAILPLYAVVEKFDFSLLDAARDLGATNFQAFRKVFIPNIKAGIITSTIFTLIPALGSYAVPKLVGGTNSLMLGNVIAQHLTVTRNWPLASTISGALIVLTSIVVWLFSKYEEKENKVGVK; this is translated from the coding sequence GTGAAAAAAAATAGTAAGCTAGGTTTAAGTTATTCTTTACCAATAAATATTTGGTTAACAATATTTTTTCTTATTCCTATTTTAATTATTCTATCGTATTCCTTTTTAAAAAGAGGAACTTATGGTGGAGTTGAATTTAAACTTTCATTTGAAACTTTTAGTATATTTGTTGATAAGGTATTTTTAAAAATACTTTTAAATACTATATATATTTCTATATTAATAACTATTTTTACTGTCTTATTAGCTATCCCTATTTCGTATTATATAGCTAGGTCTAGACATAAACAAGAGCTTTTATTTTTAATAATAATACCTTTTTGGACAAATTTTTTAGTAAGGATATACTCTTGGATAGCACTTTTAGGAAATAATGGTTTTATTAATCATTTTCTTATGAAACTTCATATAATTAATGAGCCTATAAAAATGTTATATAATGTTCCTGCTGTTGTAATAATCTCTGTATATACAAGTTTACCTTTTGCAATTTTACCCTTATATGCAGTGGTTGAAAAATTTGATTTTTCTCTTTTAGATGCAGCAAGAGATTTAGGTGCAACTAATTTTCAAGCTTTTAGAAAAGTATTTATTCCTAATATAAAAGCAGGGATAATAACTTCAACTATTTTTACATTAATTCCTGCTCTGGGATCTTATGCTGTACCTAAATTAGTTGGAGGAACAAACTCACTTATGCTTGGAAATGTTATTGCTCAACATTTAACTGTTACTAGAAATTGGCCTTTGGCTTCAACAATTTCAGGTGCTTTAATAGTTTTAACAAGCATAGTTGTATGGTTATTTTCAAAATATGAAGAAAAAGAAAACAAAGTAGGTGTTAAATAA